A window of the Planococcus citri chromosome 4, ihPlaCitr1.1, whole genome shotgun sequence genome harbors these coding sequences:
- the LOC135845894 gene encoding uncharacterized protein LOC135845894 isoform X3 — MSSLEPLCNFRRNPCSLELTASVVSAAELCRQAAMMNPANPPEKVPEIIALPPAIEQKIERFMPMVKYEIESWINFYDREIFFDKVGSRAEEYFHVLVWSDDGTINEEETAREMLQQDDLNAEEKYRIACNHCLENEIPTLWSNLETKINLRKYDRRRYPFVYYWECVCRNGKTTGLTKYVLDNVYNTEHMYPVCAVDYFLNRSKLEKRINFTNTRYLQKMPFRSWENFLTKLTNEELVSLFYDDDENKKYVLLELDILGFLMRFWMHADFVVQIWMRIRDWYCEDTFAGLIGESFEYDMFDIHSTDHIFLTVEIFDLAPYKLRRVVFDDYIDEKWWDRDLNLTDVRLDVAILSTIDSNRRHRFWAENWIDVFKKYPTDCFLQLMDVCCAEEGTEEFKMQVMKMQDYWSSDHCYTLFRGMRFSELDHFLGIFSSDTDRIMKTKQMILRENFFERITWFETDRFVFPPPNQLVDFIEGSFENIRSDNEFKIEVLSSVNFLKACYKVSGNDIFSWLKDAVWMCSFNDDDFKRYKSMFVQLDVELAKSSEIPDVFNDPGWISLLRWCSNVC, encoded by the coding sequence ATGTCGTCGCTCGAACCTCTGTGCAATTTTCGGAGGAATCCGTGCAGCTTGGAACTTACAGCTTCGGTGGTGTCCGCTGCGGAGTTATGTCGGCAAGCTGCAATGATGAACCCAGCCAATCCTCCCGAAAAAGTACCAGAGATTATCGCATTGCCACCAGCCATAGAGCAAAAGATCGAACGATTTATGCCAATGGTAAAGTACGAAATTGAATCGTGGATCAATTTTTACGATAGAGAGATATTCTTCGATAAAGTGGGTAGTCGAGCTGAGGAATATTTTCACGTGTTGGTTTGGTCGGACGATGGTACCATTAATGAGGAAGAAACCGCTCGAGAAATGCTTCAGCAAGACGATTTGAATGCCGAAGAGAAGTACAGAATTGCTTGTAATCATTGTTTGGAAAATGAGATTCCAACATTGTGGTCGAATTTGGAGACAAAGATCAACTTGCGAAAATATGATCGACGACGTTATCCATTCGTGTATTATTGGGAATGCGTTTGCAGAAACGGTAAGACTACCGGATTGACTAAATACGTACTCGATAACGTATACAATACTGAACACATGTATCCAGTTTGCGCTGTTGATTATTTCTTGAATcgttcaaaattggaaaaacgaataaattttaccAATACACGCTACTTGCAGAAAATGCCATTTagaagttgggaaaatttcctGACGAAATTGACTAACGAAGAATTGGTGTCGTTGttctacgacgacgatgaaaacaAGAAATACGTTCTTCTTGAGCTCGacattttgggatttttgatgagattttggatgCATGCAGATTTTGTGGTGCAGATTTGGATGCGTATACGAGATTGGTATTGCGAGGACACATTTGCTGGTCTGATCGGAGAATCTTTCGAGTACGATATGTTTGATATTCACTCGACTGATCATATTTTTCTGACTGTAGAAATCTTCGATCTTGCTCCTTACAAATTGCGGCGTGTTGTATTCGATGATTACATAGACGAGAAGTGGTGGGATCGTGATTTGAACTTGACCGACGTTAGATTAGACGTTGCCATTTTATCAACCATTGATTCGAATAGACGGCACCGGTTTTGGGCAGAAAATTGGATCGATGTGTTTAAGAAATACCCTACAGATTGTTTTCTACAATTGATGGACGTTTGTTGCGCAGAAGAGGGaactgaagaattcaaaatgcAAGTTATGAAAATGCAGGATTATTGGTCATCAGATCACTGCTACACTTTGTTCAGAGGAATGCGATTTTCCGAATTGGATCATTTCCTCGGTATATTTTCGTCGGATACTGATAGAATTATGAAAACAAAGCAGATGATATTGAGAGAGAACTTTTTCGAACGGATTACTTGGTTTGAAACAGATAGATTCGTCTTTCCTCCGCCTAATCAGCTCGTTGATTTTATCGAAGGatcgtttgaaaatattcggtcagataatgaatttaaaatcgaAGTTTTGTCgtcagtaaattttttgaaagcgtGTTATAAAGTTTCTGGAAACGATATATTTAGTTGGCTGAAGGATGCTGTGTGGATGTGTAGTTTTAACGACGATGATTTCAAGCGATATAAAAGCATGTTCGTACAGCTTGATGTTGAGCTGGCGAAATCGTCTGAAATTCCGGATGTTTTCAACGATCCTGGTTGGATTTCGTTGTTAAGGTGGTGTTCGAACGTGTGTTga
- the LOC135845894 gene encoding uncharacterized protein LOC135845894 isoform X2 has product MSSLEPLCNFRRNPCSLELTASVVSAAVLCRQAAMMNPTNPPEKVQEIIALPPAIKQKIERFMPMVKEQIASWINFYDREIFFDKVGSRAHEYFHVLVWSDDGTINYEETAREMLKQDDLNAEDKYRIACNHCLKIEIRALRSNLKTELNLRKTERYHPLVYYWECVCKEGKTTGLSKYIIKKVFRDKHIYPVCAIDYFLNRLNLNKRINLLQERYLRIMPFKSWENFLMKLTNKELVSLCDDSIDDTLDFCLDLDMMLCLIRYWMHADFVMQVWMRIREAYEQISFHFLIRQLLVGKKFLFHSTDHVSLTVEIFNLAPNKLRHDAFESYILQEWWDRDLNLTDVRLDVAILSTIYPNYRLYKFWLMKWIHLFEKYPADCFVQFMNVCCEEEGSEKFKMEVMEMIDHKASEYCCTLLKEMRFPELDHFLSVFSSDPGRIMKTKHMILRVNFLKLRYWLGNDGLIFPPPSQLVDFIEGSFESIRSANEFKIEVLSSVNCFEACYKAAGSDIFDWLKDAVWMCSCNDDDFKRYKSMFLQLDVKLAKSSKCDIPDVFKDPGWMSFLKWCSDVC; this is encoded by the coding sequence ATGTCCTCCCTCGAGCCTCTGTGCAATTTTCGGCGGAATCCATGTAGCTTGGAACTTACAGCTTCGGTGGTGTCTGCTGCAGTGTTGTGTCGCCAAGCTGCCATGATGAACCCGACCAACCCTCCTGAAAAAGTACAAGAGATCATCGCATTGCCACCAGCCATAAAGCAAAAGATCGAACGATTTATGCCGATGGTTAAGGAACAAATTGCATCGTGGATCAATTTTTACGATAGAGAGATATTCTTCGATAAAGTGGGTAGTCGAGCTCACgaatattttcacgttttggTTTGGTCGGACGATGGTACCATTAATTACGAAGAAACCGCTCGAGAAATGCTGAAGCAAGACGATTTGAATGCCGAAGATAAGTACAGAATCGCGTGTAatcattgtttaaaaattgagatcagGGCGTTGAGGTCTAATTTGAAAACAGAGCTGAACTTGCGAAAAACAGAACGATATCACCCATTGGTTTATTATTGGGAATGTGTCTGCAAAGAGGGTAAGACTACCGGGCTAAGTAAATATATCATTAAAAAGGTATTCAGGGATAAACACATTTACCCAGTATGCGCTATTGATTATTTCTTGAAtcgtttgaatttgaataaacgAATCAATCTCCTCCAAGAACGGTATCTGCGAATAATGCCgttcaaaagttgggaaaatttcctGATGAAATTGACTAACAAAGAATTAGTGTCGTTGTGCGACGATTCCATTGATGACACACTAGACTTCTGTCTTGATCTTGACATGATGCTATGTTTGATAAGGTATTGGATGCATGCAGATTTTGTGATGCAGGTTTGGATGCGTATACGAGAGGCGTATGAGCAgatctcatttcattttctgatcaGACAACTTTTAGTCGGCAAGAAGtttctttttcattcaactGATCATGTTTCTCTGACTGTAGAAATCTTCAATCTCGCTCCTAACAAATTGCGGCATGATGCCTTTGAAAGTTACATACTGCAGGAGTGGTGGGATCGTGACTTGAACTTGACCGACGTTAGATTAGACGTTGCCATTCTGTCAACCATTTATCCAAATTATAGACTATACAAGTTTTGGCTAATGAAGTGGATCCATTTGTTTGAGAAATATCCCGCTGATTGCTTCGTGCAATTTATGAACGTATGTTGTGAAGAAGAAGGATCTGAAAAGTTCAAGATGGAAGTTATGGAAATGATTGATCATAAAGCATCAGAATACTGCTGCACTTTGTTAAAAGAAATGCGATTTCCCGAATTAGATCATTTCCTCAGTGTATTTTCGTCGGATCCTGGTAGAATTATGAAAACCAAGCACATGATTCTACGAgttaatttcttgaaattgcGCTATTGGCTTGGAAATGATGGTTTGATATTTCCTCCGCCAAGCCAGCTCGTTGATTTCATCGAAGGATCTTTTGAAAGTATTCGATCAGCGAACGAATTTAAAATAGAAGTTTTGTCGTCGGTAAATTGTTTCGAAGCGTGTTACAAAGCTGCTGGAAGTGATATATTTGATTGGTTGAAGGATGCTGTGTGGATGTGTAGTTGTAACGACGATGATTTCAAGCGATATAAAAGTATGTTTTTACAGCTTGATGTTAAGCTGGCGAAATCGTCGAAATGTGATATTCCGGATGTTTTCAAAGATCCTGGTTGGATGTCGTTTTTGAAATGGTGTTCGGACGTGTGTTGA